CATTGTTTCTTCAAGAAAAGAAGCTTGATTATAAGATGGTGTAACTATAGATATTTTCATTTTTTTCATTAATATTTATAATAACTTTTACTCAAAAAGCATCTATAAAAACACGTCCACTCTATTAAAATAAATAAGTCAATTTACGTACAACAACGTAAAATATTAACACTTGCAAGTTTACCAAAAAAACAGTTCTGTGGATAAATACATTTTGTTCATTTATAGGTGCCCGTAAAGAAGTTTATCTAAACTTGTCTTATTTTAGATTTTTACTAAACGAGTATGAATAAATATCATCAACATTTAAAAAAGAAATAATATCTCCTTTCGCCATTTTGATACCTTTATTCATGGCATCGGATTGACCGTTGTCATTCTCGGAAATAAAACGAATGTGAGAATGTTTTTTTGAGTAATCTTCAAGAATTTTTACTGTCTTATCTTTAGAACCGCCATCTACAATCAGATGTTCGGCAAACGGACAATTTTGCTCAATCACATTTTGCAAACAACCTTCAATAAATGCTTCGCCGTTGAAAACAGGGGTGATGACAGTGAGTTTAATTTTATCAAGATTTGTGTGCATCTATGACTTATTTAAAATCTCCTGATAAAGCTGTATATACTTTTTAGCTTGAACACGTAATGCATAATTTTTAACAGCTTCATTTCTAATAACTCCTCTATCAAAAGGGTCTGAACCGCTTAGAAATTTATTTATGGCTTCTGCCAGTGCATCTGAATTTGTTTGATTAACAAGATAGCCATTTTCTCCATGTACAATCATATCAGAAATACCTCCAATATTAAAACCAATTACAGGCGTTCCACACATTAAAGATTCAAGTACAGTATTAGGCAAATTATCTTCGAGAGATGGAATAACAAAAACGTCAGCCGCAGAATAGATGGTACTCATTGTAGATTCATCACTTATAGAACCTAATAAATGAAGATTATCAACGTTTTTTATGTTTTCTTTATCCAAATGTCCTACAGCACACAGAACAAAATCAAAACTTCTATCTATTTTAGACAATGAGTTTAGTAAAATGTCAAAACCTTTTCTTTTGTTTTCAACTGAATCAGATACAAATAAAATAACTTTTTTATTCGGAGATATATTTAATTTTTGTTTAGATATATTTTTCTCTTGCGGAAAAAAAAATTGTTCTGGCAAACCGTATGGGATTAAAATATGAGGAATTTTTTGAAACAACTTGCTTTTTTGAGACTGCTGAAAAAGCCATTTTGATGGTGCTGCAATGATTAAATTGCAATTTCCATGTTTCAGAGAATTTAACTTTTTCTCCAACATTGTAGCTGCATAGTTTGCATCAATAGTTCCTTTTAATTGAGGACAATCTGAGCAAATTTTTTGAAAGCCAAAACAATCCCCAGCATAATGGCAACCGCCTGTAAAAGGATTCATATCATGAAGTGTCCAAACGACCGGTTTATTTACATTTTTAAAAAATGAAGAATAATCCAAAAAACCAGAAATCCAATGAAGATTAATGATGTCGGCTCTTTTGTAGAAAGGATGCTCTTGAATTCTATGCGGTGAAGTGGCGAAAGAAAATAATTCAAAGCCCTTTGGACGGAATTGAATTATGTGACGTTCTTTTTCATCTATTTCTGTTATCGTTCTATATAAACGCCTTATAATACGTCGAGGATAGCTTTTTTTTAATTTTATGTATTGAAAACTATTTAGAATAGATTGTTGGGAAGCGTCAAGCGTCAATAAATTTGAACGGAGTCCTTCCTCTAAAAGCCCTAAATGTAATCTTATACACGCTTTAGCCGCACCTCCTTTACTTAACGTATTGATATGTAAAATGTTCATGATAGCGTAAATCAATAAGTGCGAAAAGCATAAATATTTAATTGCATATCCATACCATTGTAAGTGTTTATTTGAGTAAATGGATTCTGCGAAACTAATCCTGGTGTATTAATATTATATCTAAATCCGGAATTTTTTAGTATAAAAATAATTTCTGCAAGATTTTGCTCTTTACCAATAAAAGAGTGATATTCTATAAATATATTTTTTACATTTTTCAGTAAATCCTCACATTCTTTTAGAACAACATATTCCGCACCTTCAATATCAATTTTTAAAAGATCAACTTCTTGATTTAAATAAGGACGTAGACTTATAACAGGAATTTCTATTATATCACCTTTATCCTCTTCTATAGCTATTCTACCAGCATCAGCACCTTCCGAATAAAATTTCAATATAGTTTCTTGATCCCATAATCCTTTTTTAACTAAATGGACATCTTGCAAACCAAAAGCTTCAATATTATAATTGAGGATTTCAAAAACTTTCTCATCAGGTTCAAAAGCGATAATTTTTGCATTAGGGTAAATACTTTTAAAAAAAATAACGCCTAAGCCAATATTTGCTCCAGCATCTATAATATATGGCGTATCACTTTCAGCATTAAAATTATAAATTCCTGTCTCAAAAACTTCTTTATATATAAAACAAAACGACGCACTATCCACGTAGGTTAATTTTTTGCCTAATATGTCTGTAGAACCTACTAGAAACCTTGGAATACATCTAACTTCATTTAATTTTTTTTCTTTGGATAGAAAATCTCTTCCTGAACGCGTCAAATGCTTTTTAAATTTATCAATAATAAATACTGGTATATGTTTTTTTAAATTTTTTTTTATAAAATTAAATGTATTTTGATGAGTTTTCTTTTTATAAAAGCTTCTTATTGCTTTTCTTGCTTTTTTAGATTCTTGAATATCTATTTTATAGACTTTAATATTGTTTGCCAACTTAGACCAATAATAAAACGAGTCGTTACCACAATGTTGGCCTGAATTATCATGCCCAATATTATTTGTTAATGATGGATATGGATGTAAAGCATAACCACCATTTAAAAAGAAAGAAGCATACCATTTGATAGCCCATGTTTTTATATTTCCTTCTATATTATCAATTAATTGTCGTTCAAAATCATAACCGCCTTCAATATTAAACTTATAAAGCAAGTCATGCTCTATAAGTTTATTATATAAATAAACAGCATCGTCATTAAAATTTTTCCATGCTCTTTTCCAAGTTCCCCAACCCCAACAAGACGCCGTATTATAAAAAAACGTATCAGGTAATTTTTTTTTTACTGGAAACATATAACCTGATATGTGCATAACTTTTTCTTCATTTTCATATAAAACTAATGCGTCATTCATATATTTCAAGAAACCAATAGAAGTAACAATATCATCTTCAAGAACAATAACTTTTCCATATCTATTTACAATATCTGTTACACCTTGAATAATAGAATTTGCAAGACCTTTATTTACATCGGATTGAATAATTTCAACATCTCTACATCTCCAGTCTTGACGTATAATCTTTCTTACTTCTTCAATTTTTTGAAGTTCCTCAGAATTCGCATTTACCTTAGCCCCGTCAGCATATATATATAGAACAGATTCTTCACACAGCTCATTGTTGGTTAAAGCAATTAATGTCTGCTCAGTATGCCAAGGCCGGTTATATACAAATAATACGATTGGAGCTAAATTCATTTTGTAGCTTCTGCATAAATTGATTGATGCTGTCTACTTTCCATATCAATTTTTGCATCGAAATCTCTTAGCCTGACATTTTTAAATCCGACTCTTTTTAAGATTTCTGGCAAATTTTCTTCATCAAACATGTACTTATGCTGACCATCCATATAAGCAATATAATTCAAATAATCGATTTTTGAGCTATAAACAAATGCTGGTTTATAACGACAAAAACGTTCTGCATCGAATTTTTCTGGTTCACAATATGATTCTATATATAATCTTGCATTTGGAACACAAACGCTAAATACGCCATCATATACTAAAATACGATAGCACTCTTTTAATAGTTTTTCTAATTCTCTTATCGTAAAATGCTCTAAAAGATGAGAAGAATAAATTTTATGTATAGTATTATCAGGAAAAGGAATAGGTTCTAAAAGATTCAAATATAAATCAGCCCCATCCCACATATCAGCTGTAATCCAACCGTTAGATCCTTTTTTGGGGCCCGAACCTATTTCTAAATTTAGAAATTCTTTTTGCTGAATAAGTTTCTGAATCTTATCCAATGAAGATTGGATTTTCAAATTCTCCGTTTTTTTTACCTTGTAATTTTTAATTCCATTCATCAAATCTTTTGGCAAAAAAAAATTTGCTATCTTTCTAAGCATTTACACACAAAAATGATTTATTAACAGCAATTATGTTCTGATAACGAAAAATCTCATTTAATGAATTATATTTTGATAATGAAATCAAATTTTCCGTATCAAGTCTATAAATATCATAATTTCCTAAAATATCATAAAAATCTTTTAAAAAAACCTTTGAAAAAACATTACATTCACCAAACTCAAATTGAATAATTTTTACCGATCCTTTTTTCAGGATGTCTGAAGCCCCTTTTAATACATTCAGTTCATTTCCTTCAGTATCAATTTTTAAAAAGTCGATTTCACTAATATTATTTGATCTGCAAAAATCATCTAACTTCTCCAAATGAATAGGAATTTCCAAAAATTTTTTCGCATTATAAAAATGTTCATACACTCCTTTATATATAGTTGCATGAGAAGAACCTGTTTTATCTAAATCAGAATAAATCATAATATTTTTTTCGCATTCTCCAAAGCCAATATTCACACATCTTATGCCATTATCAACTAAATTCACTAATTTTTTATATGATTCCTGATTAGGCTCAAAAGCCCAAATTTCAGCGTTTGGAAATATTTTTTTTAGTTCTAATGAGTACATTCCAACGTTAGCCCCAACATCAAAAAAAACAGGCTTTTCTGAAACAATATTTTTTTTTAAAATTTTTTCAATAAGAAACTTTTCCCCACTAATGCCAAAATTTTGATACTTTAAAATCCCTATATTGTTATAGGCTAGTAATAGTAAATCAATATCTGACACTTTCGCAAAAAAAACAATAGTTTTTTTTATTCTTTCCTTGCCAATTACTTTTACAAAAAGCCTTTTAATCAAACGCTTCCACATTTCAAAAACTCTTTTTTAATATTAAAAGCAGGCAAAACACAGCCTTTAATATTTTTTGTTGCATTATATCCATAAGGATTACCATCTTCTACTTCAAATGAACATACATCAGGCAACCAATCCTGAATTATATCTTCAGCCCTTAAAAACAAGGTAATATAATATTTACTTGGCTTTAAAAAATTTTGAATATCAAAAACATATTCATGAACATCAGAATCATGTTCAATGTAAACATTAATAAACCGATTACTACAATGAATCAAGTAACTTCCATTTTTATCTTTTATCGCAACCCCAAAATCTAAATCTTTAATACTTTGTTCATCACATTTTCTTTTTAATTTTATTTTAAATTTTATATTTTGACCAAACTCTATAGGGTAATGAATAAATGAAATTTGTTTAAAAATAAGGCTTTGGGTTCCATTTAATCTTTTTACTTGTTCGAGATCTATAATTTTACCAGATAATTTTGTTTCATTCATATAAAATGATACGGCTCCTTCTGTACTTCCTTCAAAAGACTTTTGTCCATGAACTAAAACAATTCCTCTATTACAAAGTTGCTTCACGGCAGGCATACTATGAGAAACAAATAGTACAGTTCTACCACATTTGCTAACTTCTGTCATTTTTTCAATACACCTTTGCTGAAAAACAGAATCACCGACCGCCAAAACCTCGTCAATAATTAATATTTCAGGCTCCAAATGCGCTGCGACAGCAAAAGCAAGACGCACATACATTCCACTGGAATAGTGTTTTACCGGTGTATCTATAAACTTTTCAACGCCGGAAAAATCAACAATTTCGTCAAATTTTTTTCTAATTTCCGCCTGTTTCATCCCTAAAATCGAGCCGTTCATGAAAATATTTTCACGTCCGGTTAATTCAGGATGAAAACCCGTTCCAACTTCTAATAATGAAGCAACACGCCCATTAATTTCTATTCTCCCAGAAGTTGGCTCCGTAATGCGAGATAGAATTTTAAGCAAGGTACTTTTACCAGCTCCATTCCTACCTATTATACCGACAACCTCACCATGTTTAACATCAAATGAAACATCTTTTAACGCCCAAAATTCATCAGCATGGTTGTTTTGCTCTTTGTTAAACAACCTTTTCACCCCATAAACTAGCGAATCTCTTAAATTCCCACTATCTTTTACGCCAATATGATAAAGTTTGGAAATATTTTCAACTTTTATTGCAATGTTGGACATACGAATTTACTTCTCAAAAATTCAATTCTGAATCATAAACTTACTTTTCGAAAAATGATAAACTTTTTCAAGATTATTTAAAAGCACATTATCAAATGAATTACAAATCTCATTTAACCCCTCTATAATATTATTCAGATTGGCATCATATTCATGCGCTATACTATTGCGTATTTTTCTCAAACAAAGCCAATCCTCTGTTTTTAAAAGTTTCATTAAAACAGGAAACAATTTTTGCCCTATTGTATCTTGAATTTTTGCAAACCGAAATAAAAATTGCTCTATATAGCTAACGTCATCATCTTTTAAATTAACATATACGTCTTCAGTAAGAGAAAAAAAACGGATGTTTTTTTGATAAGCATATTATGCACGCTTTATATTATGAGCCAAGCATTCATCTATAATAAGCCATAACTTTAGTTTAACCTCTAATGTATTCACAACTCTATTCCATTTTTTTTAGCAGTTTCTTCAATAGTGTTTTTTTTCAGAATTCATCACAACATCTATTTTTTGATCACCTAACAGGATATTTTAATCAACTAAAAAGCGCATTTTTTCCGATATACATCTTCTTTTGACTCAGGTTCTATATATAAATCAATATTGCCACCTTTTTTATTGTTATCAGCCCTACTGCTAAAACAAAATATTTTTGTGCTATTTCAAAAATGCTTTTTAGCAATTTATTTAATTATTTTTTGATATTCATTTGAAAGTTTCATAAAATCATACAATATCGGCCATTACTTTTTCGACGCTTTTAAAATAATAAAGTCCCGAAACAAATAAAAAAAATACGATTAAGAAGGATAGATATGACCATGTGTTCAATGCATCTCCACCTATTAGTGACCAACGAAAACCCTCGACTACGCCAGCCATAGGATTCAAGTAATAGAAAGATAAAGCCCAATTCGGGAGTTTCCCCGTCAGTAAGTTTGCAGGATAAGCTATCGGTGTGGCATACAGGCCAAACTGAACAAGAAACGGAAGAATATGCTGAAAATCACGATATCGAATGGTTAAAGCACTCATCCAAATTCCAACAGCTAAACCGGAGATAACGGTTATAATGAAAAATACCGGCAACCAAACAATATTCAAGCTTGGAGGATATTGGTATATTAACATTAATATCACTAAAAAAATCAGTGCGACAAAAAAGTCGACAAATCCAACAAGAGCTTTTGAAATAGGAATAATCAACCTTGGAAAATATATCTTTTTTACCATATGCTGAGAGGAGATCAATGAATTTCCCGCCTGACTCAACACAAACGAAAAATAACCCCACGCGCTCATTCCTGCTAATGCAAATATAGGATATGGAACTGTTCCTGTATCAACTCTTGCTGCTTTAGAAAATACAATTGTAAAAATAACTAATGTAGAAACTGGCTGGATAGCAGCCCATAGCAAACCTAAAAAAGTCTGTGCATATCGCACTTTCAAATCGCGATAAGCTAGCATGAACAGCAGCTCTTTATAATCCAGAATTTCTTTTATATTTAAAAATAACGCACGCTTATTGCTATCAATAACTATTTGGTTCATCTACTTTCATTATTTTATAGCTTACTCTGCACCCGCAGAATCAATTTCAGATATTTGATAAGGTACAAATACAATATTACCCGAATTATAAGATGCTGCTATTCTAACATTATATTTTAACAATTCATCATTTATTATTGTTGAGTCTGTATCATACCAATAATTATTTATAGCATTCACATTTCCCCCATCCGCATGATAAAAAGCATATAAACCATCAGTATCTGGAGGCTTAATATTATTATAAGAAATACTGCCATAAGAACCTAAAAACTTACAAGCACCTGAAGGGCTACCATCTTGAACTTCTCCAGCTTTTATCCATATTGAATAGTTTTCGATAGATTTTATAGTATTGTAACTAATATTACCCCAGCTTTCATAAGTGCAAAAAACACCAACTGCTGCGCCATTAACTGTATTATTATAAATATTTATATTTGCTTGGGAGACATCAATAGCATTTTCGCCTGTTTGATTTATGTAGTTGTTCTTTACGACTATTGGCCCAGTCCATGAACTTTCGTAACCAGTCCCTTCAACAACTACAGCGTTTTCATCAGTTTCACTAAAAATACAATTTTTTAATTCTCCACCTCTTCTTAATAGAGCTCCCTGCATATTACCAACAAACAGACAGTTCGTCACATAACAAGAATCGGTATTGGTGTATGTAAACGCATACTTATTGTTTAAAAAAACAGCCTTATTTATATCAATTTTTTCACAGTTTCCTACACTAAGACCGCAAAGTTCAATTTTTGTATTCGTCATATTTACGGCATCTGCATAAAGGGTCACTTGCCCCCATGTATCATTTGAATTCTCTGAAGTGACAACCACTGGATTATCATCTAACCCATTAAAAGAAATGGTATTTCCAGTCGCATAAATATCCAATTTCGCATCTTCGTCCAATCTAATGATTGTACCTGCCTCAAATGAAACACTCCCGTCTTGAGACAACAAGCTAGTATTACTACCTGTAAAACGATATGAATGCCCTGTTTTAAAAGTGCTTATAGTCGCTCTTGTTTTAAAAACTTCTTCCTCGTACATTTCAATTTCACCAATATCCTCAGCTTTCACGCCATAAACATACTTCAATCCATATTTATCACTCGACAAAGCCAGATTGAACAGTTCATTATCACTGCTAAATTCTATGCTAAACTCTCCATTTGAATTAGTCTGTGCAGAACCAATATTGCTATCATGATGACTAAATAAATGCCGCCATGAATTTTCAAAACCGGTTCCTGGCGCTTCATTTCTTATTTTTTGAATGGATTGATTATTTGAAACGGAATAAACTTGAATTAAAACAGTCTCTTCAGGAACAGAAGTCGCACCAGATTCATCGTCTTCTATCAGGACTTTACCGGTTATTTTCTTTTTTTCTTCGTCATTATCACCACAACCAAAAAATGAGATCGATATAAACACCAACATCAAATATTTTAACCCGATAGAATATTTACACATCCTCATTTCATTTCAATTTTATACTTTATCAACCAGTCTTTCAATAATCTTAGTCAAGAAACCTTGCTTCACATTTTTATTTTTTCCTTTTGGCTCATAATAATAATTATAATACCTATAATATTTATAATATGAACCATATGAATTATTAAAATCAAAGCTATTTAATACAAATCCTATTATTTTAGCATTTACTTTGCGAATGGCATCAATCGATCGTTTTGCTAATTCTATTTGTGTTTGACCAGAAAGTAATACAAGAATCATACCATCTGCCACCTTAGCAAGCACTTGCGGATCTGTTACAGCTATAATAGGCGGGCTATCCAATAATACAATATCATAACGCTCCCTAAACAACTGCAGCATATCTTTCATACGCTGAGTACCGATTAACTCAGAAGGGTTTGGCGGAATGGTCCCTGATGTAATAATATCCAAGTTTTGAATTGGAGAATTTCTTACAATATCATCAATTTGAGCTCTTCCAACCAAGTAGTTTGTAATACCAGGTTCCTTATTATAACCAAAAATAGAATGAATAATAGGTCGTCTTAAATCAGTATCAATTAAGAGAACTTTTTGTCCACCCTGAGCAATGGTAATTGCCAAATTTGATATAGTAGTAGACTTTCCTTCTTTCGGTGACGAACTTGTTATAATATAAATAAGTCCCTGCTTTTTACTTCCATTAAAATCATGAACACCAGAGAAAAGAATATTTGTCCGTAAAGTTCTATAGGCTTCAGACACTGAGCTTTTCGGATCAAAATGCGTCACCAAATGAGAGGCTATCTTTTTATACTCAGCATCAGGTCCTTCAATTACTTTGACACTTGCCCCTGACTTATCCCGAACATCATCATCAAACGATTCCATCATCGGAATAGTAGCGAGAAGCGGACCCAAACGCTCTGCCTGTTCAGGAGTGTATACTGTTTTATCTAAAAATTGAATTAGCATTACAATACCAACGCCAAAAGTCAGTCCGATAACAACCCCAACTAAAATATTTGCTTTTCGATTAGGTGCGATTGGCGCACCCGGCGTGATCGCCCAATCGATCACTTCAACCATCTTAGGAACTTGCTCTTCGGCAATTAACGCCTCTTGGTATTTTTTTTCAAGAAGAAGGTAAAGCTCTTGCGCACTTTTTGTTTTACGTTCGAGACGCCCAAACTCAACATTAACACCTGGCGACTTTAAAAATGCCTTATCATATTCTTCAGCAAGCTTCTTATATGCCTCAAATTTTGATTTTTGCTCTATTAACTCGAGCTCCGTATTCAGCTTGTTTTTGAACAATTCTTGATAAGCTTCTGAAGCATTCACATTTGATAGCCCTTGCTTAACCTGACGCTCAAAAGATTGTTGAAGGCGTTTTTTATACGATTCGATTTTGTCATTATACTCCTGCAGTCGTTCTTGGACATTCACATTGTATCGACTTGCAGGGTCTGTTAAAATCTTATCCCGTTCAACTTCCAGCTTAGCAATTTCTTCTTGAAATAGCTTTGTATATGGGTCAATGGTCGCTTGAACCGCCGAATTCGAAAGCTTTGGGGTCATTGCTCGAATTTCTTGCTCATAAGCTTTCAGAGACGACTGCAACATTTTAACCATGACCTCAGCTTCTTCCGCTGACGACATCGCCAAAGAATAACGTTGGATCATACGCCGCCCTTCTTCATCCAACGATATCACCCGATTATCTTCCATGAAACGCCTTAAACGCTCTTCACTTTCATATAACAGTCTTCTTTTTTGAGCCAGCTGATCCTCCAAAAATTGCCGAACCGAACGAGCCGTGTTTCTTGTATATTTCATGCTGCGCTCTTCATAGCTTTCTGCAATTGCTTTCGAGACAACGGCTGCTTCTTCTGGATCGTGAGAGCGAAACTTAATTAATAACAAATCGGCTTTATCTACTTGCTCAACGCTTACAGCACCCATAATCCTGGCTGCAATCACATCAACTCTTGCGATTTTAGCGCTACCTGCACCTTTAATAATATCAAGCGTGTCTGTTTTTCTAATGGGATCTCGATAAATAATTTGCAACAACTTGTACGCGACTTGTTCAGCTAACGTGCGGCTCTTTAAAATCTCAATTTCATTAGCAAGATTTCTTCTATCCGTTACTGAAAAATTAACAATAACTGAAGATTGCCTCGTATTATCACGAACTAAAACACTT
Above is a window of Chloroherpeton thalassium ATCC 35110 DNA encoding:
- a CDS encoding FkbM family methyltransferase gives rise to the protein MWKRLIKRLFVKVIGKERIKKTIVFFAKVSDIDLLLLAYNNIGILKYQNFGISGEKFLIEKILKKNIVSEKPVFFDVGANVGMYSLELKKIFPNAEIWAFEPNQESYKKLVNLVDNGIRCVNIGFGECEKNIMIYSDLDKTGSSHATIYKGVYEHFYNAKKFLEIPIHLEKLDDFCRSNNISEIDFLKIDTEGNELNVLKGASDILKKGSVKIIQFEFGECNVFSKVFLKDFYDILGNYDIYRLDTENLISLSKYNSLNEIFRYQNIIAVNKSFLCVNA
- a CDS encoding GumC family protein — encoded protein: MSSFNGNMKDGSYYSKSKTMPFQVEEEDISVLIFNYLRALSRGKWVILITFVATVLISVIYSFRQKDIYEGITSVLVRDNTRQSSVIVNFSVTDRRNLANEIEILKSRTLAEQVAYKLLQIIYRDPIRKTDTLDIIKGAGSAKIARVDVIAARIMGAVSVEQVDKADLLLIKFRSHDPEEAAVVSKAIAESYEERSMKYTRNTARSVRQFLEDQLAQKRRLLYESEERLRRFMEDNRVISLDEEGRRMIQRYSLAMSSAEEAEVMVKMLQSSLKAYEQEIRAMTPKLSNSAVQATIDPYTKLFQEEIAKLEVERDKILTDPASRYNVNVQERLQEYNDKIESYKKRLQQSFERQVKQGLSNVNASEAYQELFKNKLNTELELIEQKSKFEAYKKLAEEYDKAFLKSPGVNVEFGRLERKTKSAQELYLLLEKKYQEALIAEEQVPKMVEVIDWAITPGAPIAPNRKANILVGVVIGLTFGVGIVMLIQFLDKTVYTPEQAERLGPLLATIPMMESFDDDVRDKSGASVKVIEGPDAEYKKIASHLVTHFDPKSSVSEAYRTLRTNILFSGVHDFNGSKKQGLIYIITSSSPKEGKSTTISNLAITIAQGGQKVLLIDTDLRRPIIHSIFGYNKEPGITNYLVGRAQIDDIVRNSPIQNLDIITSGTIPPNPSELIGTQRMKDMLQLFRERYDIVLLDSPPIIAVTDPQVLAKVADGMILVLLSGQTQIELAKRSIDAIRKVNAKIIGFVLNSFDFNNSYGSYYKYYRYYNYYYEPKGKNKNVKQGFLTKIIERLVDKV
- a CDS encoding ABC transporter permease → MNQIVIDSNKRALFLNIKEILDYKELLFMLAYRDLKVRYAQTFLGLLWAAIQPVSTLVIFTIVFSKAARVDTGTVPYPIFALAGMSAWGYFSFVLSQAGNSLISSQHMVKKIYFPRLIIPISKALVGFVDFFVALIFLVILMLIYQYPPSLNIVWLPVFFIITVISGLAVGIWMSALTIRYRDFQHILPFLVQFGLYATPIAYPANLLTGKLPNWALSFYYLNPMAGVVEGFRWSLIGGDALNTWSYLSFLIVFFLFVSGLYYFKSVEKVMADIV
- a CDS encoding glycosyltransferase, with amino-acid sequence MNILHINTLSKGGAAKACIRLHLGLLEEGLRSNLLTLDASQQSILNSFQYIKLKKSYPRRIIRRLYRTITEIDEKERHIIQFRPKGFELFSFATSPHRIQEHPFYKRADIINLHWISGFLDYSSFFKNVNKPVVWTLHDMNPFTGGCHYAGDCFGFQKICSDCPQLKGTIDANYAATMLEKKLNSLKHGNCNLIIAAPSKWLFQQSQKSKLFQKIPHILIPYGLPEQFFFPQEKNISKQKLNISPNKKVILFVSDSVENKRKGFDILLNSLSKIDRSFDFVLCAVGHLDKENIKNVDNLHLLGSISDESTMSTIYSAADVFVIPSLEDNLPNTVLESLMCGTPVIGFNIGGISDMIVHGENGYLVNQTNSDALAEAINKFLSGSDPFDRGVIRNEAVKNYALRVQAKKYIQLYQEILNKS
- a CDS encoding FkbM family methyltransferase; this encodes MNLAPIVLFVYNRPWHTEQTLIALTNNELCEESVLYIYADGAKVNANSEELQKIEEVRKIIRQDWRCRDVEIIQSDVNKGLANSIIQGVTDIVNRYGKVIVLEDDIVTSIGFLKYMNDALVLYENEEKVMHISGYMFPVKKKLPDTFFYNTASCWGWGTWKRAWKNFNDDAVYLYNKLIEHDLLYKFNIEGGYDFERQLIDNIEGNIKTWAIKWYASFFLNGGYALHPYPSLTNNIGHDNSGQHCGNDSFYYWSKLANNIKVYKIDIQESKKARKAIRSFYKKKTHQNTFNFIKKNLKKHIPVFIIDKFKKHLTRSGRDFLSKEKKLNEVRCIPRFLVGSTDILGKKLTYVDSASFCFIYKEVFETGIYNFNAESDTPYIIDAGANIGLGVIFFKSIYPNAKIIAFEPDEKVFEILNYNIEAFGLQDVHLVKKGLWDQETILKFYSEGADAGRIAIEEDKGDIIEIPVISLRPYLNQEVDLLKIDIEGAEYVVLKECEDLLKNVKNIFIEYHSFIGKEQNLAEIIFILKNSGFRYNINTPGLVSQNPFTQINTYNGMDMQLNIYAFRTY
- a CDS encoding right-handed parallel beta-helix repeat-containing protein, whose protein sequence is MCKYSIGLKYLMLVFISISFFGCGDNDEEKKKITGKVLIEDDESGATSVPEETVLIQVYSVSNNQSIQKIRNEAPGTGFENSWRHLFSHHDSNIGSAQTNSNGEFSIEFSSDNELFNLALSSDKYGLKYVYGVKAEDIGEIEMYEEEVFKTRATISTFKTGHSYRFTGSNTSLLSQDGSVSFEAGTIIRLDEDAKLDIYATGNTISFNGLDDNPVVVTSENSNDTWGQVTLYADAVNMTNTKIELCGLSVGNCEKIDINKAVFLNNKYAFTYTNTDSCYVTNCLFVGNMQGALLRRGGELKNCIFSETDENAVVVEGTGYESSWTGPIVVKNNYINQTGENAIDVSQANINIYNNTVNGAAVGVFCTYESWGNISYNTIKSIENYSIWIKAGEVQDGSPSGACKFLGSYGSISYNNIKPPDTDGLYAFYHADGGNVNAINNYWYDTDSTIINDELLKYNVRIAASYNSGNIVFVPYQISEIDSAGAE
- a CDS encoding ABC transporter ATP-binding protein encodes the protein MSNIAIKVENISKLYHIGVKDSGNLRDSLVYGVKRLFNKEQNNHADEFWALKDVSFDVKHGEVVGIIGRNGAGKSTLLKILSRITEPTSGRIEINGRVASLLEVGTGFHPELTGRENIFMNGSILGMKQAEIRKKFDEIVDFSGVEKFIDTPVKHYSSGMYVRLAFAVAAHLEPEILIIDEVLAVGDSVFQQRCIEKMTEVSKCGRTVLFVSHSMPAVKQLCNRGIVLVHGQKSFEGSTEGAVSFYMNETKLSGKIIDLEQVKRLNGTQSLIFKQISFIHYPIEFGQNIKFKIKLKRKCDEQSIKDLDFGVAIKDKNGSYLIHCSNRFINVYIEHDSDVHEYVFDIQNFLKPSKYYITLFLRAEDIIQDWLPDVCSFEVEDGNPYGYNATKNIKGCVLPAFNIKKEFLKCGSV
- a CDS encoding class I SAM-dependent methyltransferase, with amino-acid sequence MLRKIANFFLPKDLMNGIKNYKVKKTENLKIQSSLDKIQKLIQQKEFLNLEIGSGPKKGSNGWITADMWDGADLYLNLLEPIPFPDNTIHKIYSSHLLEHFTIRELEKLLKECYRILVYDGVFSVCVPNARLYIESYCEPEKFDAERFCRYKPAFVYSSKIDYLNYIAYMDGQHKYMFDEENLPEILKRVGFKNVRLRDFDAKIDMESRQHQSIYAEATK